Sequence from the Rutidosis leptorrhynchoides isolate AG116_Rl617_1_P2 chromosome 3, CSIRO_AGI_Rlap_v1, whole genome shotgun sequence genome:
gtataagatagttttatatatatgaatcggatgatgttatgaacatcattactacctcaagtttagtaggtaaacctactggaagtgacaagaaatgatctagcttcaaaggatcttggatggcttaaaagttcttgaagtaggatcatgacacaaaaacaagttcaagtaagatttttactcgaattaagatagtttatagttatagaaattgaatcaaagtttgaatatgaatattaccttgaataagaaagataacctactgtatataacaaaggtttcttgatcttagatgattacttggaatggattagaaagcttggaagtaaattagtaaactagaagggatttttaaagtgttcttgaagtgttcttcctatgatgattatagcttgattcttgaagtgatttttgatgaagatgatgattaactactggaaaaatacattcataatagtgtgtgtgtgttgagagagaattagaaagagaattggaagtgaaatggagtgaatgatgagtggtaattggtgagtggtgagtggggttaaaaggagttctagttagttgactagctcatggtagaagttaaaattgattagtcatacatgacataatcaagagtggaatcccatgctagttcctattggtatatactcatagtaagtacgttttgaagctgtgtataatacgggtaagaatacgactagaattcttgatgaaagaaaagaatggaaaagtaactgtaaccattttcattaagtatgagtgttttgatatatgtcttgaagtcttccaaaagtattttaatacatctaaatacattacatgtatatacattttaactgagtcgttaagtcatcgttagtcgttacatgtaagtgttgttttgaaacctttaagttaacgatctcaattaatgttgttaacccattgtttattatatctaatgagatgttaaattattatattatcatgatattatgatatattaatatatcttaatatgatagatatacatttaaatgtcgttacaatgataatcgttacatatatgtctcgtttcgaaatccttaagttagtagtcttgtttatatgtatataactcattgttaatatacttatggagatacttacttatcataatctcatgttaaccatatatatatccatatatatatcgtcatgtcatttttacaagttttaacgttcgtggatcgccggtcaacttgggtggtcaattgtctatatgaaacatatttcaattaatcaagtcttaacaagtttgattgcttaacatgttggaaacatttagtcatgtaaatatcaatctcaattaatatatataaacatggaaaagttcgggtcactacagtctctttccatggtcactaaaagatgaagttagggaatggttaaactcgttacctaaaggagatattactagttaggatacgatggttgaaaaatttctcactcgattctttcctgtatctaaaactgtcacccttcaaactgaaattgctaatttttgtCAGAAAACTAATGAGTCTCTTTATTCCGCTTGGGTTcaatttggtcaaatgcttagaggttgtccacaacatggtttggataagtttaaaaaggtaaccACTTTCTGTAAAGGTTGTTATATTGttacaagaagagagattgatacatctgctggaggaaacattatgagtaAAACTGCCGAGGAATCTAAAACTGAAAGGGTTTGTATTAATTTTCATAAAACTATTTAGCTGCGGAAGTGCGTACAACAATCTTTAAACATTTCAAAAACTCCCCACCAAGGATGCAATTGCATgttgttaagaaaactaaataatagaGAGGGTGTTTAAAGACTAGAACCTTTGAAGACTTTGAACTTGAGAAGAAATAGATGCTTCGAATATAGGAGCCAAAATAACCTCCCTCTATCGGTAATCCACACGAAAGCAAACTCTAATATCAACCGGATGCTAGTCCTTTATACCCTTGAAAACAAGTATAAGAAACAatctttcttatttcttattttctaAAACTATCTTATTTTGGTAACTCTttcaacttgaaagaaaacttagaATCTTTTGTAAGTAACTAAAAGAACATGTTTGATAATACTTACAAAATATGTTCTCACACAAATTGAACAAGTATACGTATGTTTTTCTTTCATTTTAAAGAAAACCACAACTAAGACATCATGATTCATCATTTCACTTTTTCTTTTCTTCCACCAATTAGTGTAAGGTCATAATGACTTCCATTATAAGTCTATAATGCACATTTATTTATTAAACAATTTGAATAAAACAATGTGTATGGATAGCTTTTAATAATATCTCTTTGATAATGTATACTtgtacattttatataatttaCAAGATAGAAACAAGTAACGAAGTTTACTTGCTATCCTACACATAGACATCTCTATACATATGTATGGATATTATTTATATACACTTGTGATATTATTTATCCAATCAAATAACAATGTCACAATATGTATAATAGGGATGAGAATATTCAaatcatattcaaatatgtaattgaTATTTATTTGCTAATTGTGTGTGACCCTATAGGTTCAAATGTTATTAGTAGTGTAGACATAAGTTGTACCTTGGGCATTAAtaaccaacaatctcccacttgcataaGATTCAACATATGTCAACACATACAGTGGTAAACGTCTAGCAACATGCCACTACCCCTAAAAACACATGAAAAATGTCATTCCGAGAATCTATTGATATTTAAGTTAAAACTTCAAATCAATATATAGGTAAGGTATCAGTTATCCCTTTGTTACTGACATCTTGTTGAGCATGAGACATGGATAGTAATCAATCTCATATTTTGCTCTTACATTCTGTTACTCGATCAAGAttgaaaatgataaaacaaacaccATTAAATACATCAATATATTTTGAGCGTGGCCACGCATCTTAATCAATTTAATTCATCGAGGGGCCCATAGATGTCAATCTCTCATCCAGATGAGAGGAACAAATCCCGTCTAGACTACACACGTCTCTCATGTATCGCATATTATACTTAACAATAGCTTTTATGATTGCCTGGCTAAAGAACAATGTTTGACTATGTCAAAGTATAACAATACTCACACTTAAGACCCAATATATATCTACGGTCTAAGGATATAAAGATATTACCATTTTCAAGAATCACTTATGACATCGATCCATGAAGTGATCTTGAAAGCGGGTCATGTCCAATGTTTATTCTTCAATAAACATAGGTGAATTTGGTTGTAACTCCCTTGCTCTACTTTCATCTTCATGAAAGTCAACCAAGTTATTCACATTAGTCTTAACTCACAACTATTCCCATAGTTGTGATCGACTATGGACATTTTTGAATAACGGGGTTATTCAaggatttaaacatactaataaagaACACAACAATTATTATATGAGTATGATTATCTCCAAATACATCATATCATATAATATAAATGTTGCATAAATGTTCCAAAATATcataatactaaattacaaatcatTCCAATCATTAACATTACGAAGCCCTATGCACCGAGCATGACCCTCGTGTTTTGATTGTGCCAAAGCCTTTGTAAAAGGATCAGCAaggttttgatctgtgtgaactttgcgaatacaaacATCTCCGTTTCCCACTATGTGTCGTATATAGTGGAATCTCCTAAGGATATGTTTGGTGCTGTGATGCAATCTAGGTTCTTTTGCTTGAGCAATAGCACCATTATTATGGGGTCTTCTATCCTTGGCATCACCCTTAAATCAGCAATGAACTTTTTCATCCACGCAGCCTCTTGTGCTGCCTCCgatgcagcaatgtattcagcttctgTAGTAAATTGTGCAACTACTTTTTGCTTAGAACTTTTCCAAGTTATAGCTCCTCCATTCAAGATAAAGACATATCCAGATTGTGATCGTGAATCATCTCTATCAGTTTGGAAGCAAGCATCTGTGTAGCACTTTACAGTAAGATCTTCTTCCACACCACCataaatcaagaacatatctttagtccttCTCAAGTACTTTAGGATGTTCTTGACAGCCATCCAGTGGCTTTCACCTGGATTTTGTTGGTATCTACTCGTCATGCTCAAAGCGTACGATACGTCTGGTCTTGTGCATAACATAGCATACATAATGGAGTTCCATTCATTCGTCTAAGCTCATCAtttgtgataggactttgagagtTGCTCAATATTGTACCATGTGACATTGGCAAAAATCCACGTTTGGAATCTTGCATCTTGAATCTTTTTAGAATCTTTTCAATATATGCACTTTAGCTCAAACCGATTAGCCGCTTTGATCTATCTCTATGAATTTTTATTCCTAGAATATAAGCAGCATCGCCAAGGTCTCTCATTTGAAAACACTTCCCAAGCCAAGACTTTACCTTTTGTAAAGTTgggatgtcatttccaataagtagtatatcatctacatataagattaaaaatactaatatgctcccactagcccttttgtaaacacatggctcatcttcattTTGGATAAAATCAAACTCTTTTATTTTCTCGTCAAAACGAATATTCCACCTTCTAGATGCTTGCTTTAATTCGTAAATGACTCTTTTAAGCTTACACactttattaggatacttaggatttaAAAAACCTTCTAGTTATTCCATATAGACATCTTCACTTAAGTGTCCATTAAGGAATGCGGTTttaacatccatttgccatatttcatagtcataatatgtGGCTATGGCAATGAGTATTCTAATTGATTTTAGCATGGCTACTGGAGAGAAAgttttgtcatagtcaatatcatgagtttgagtgaaaccttttgccacTAGTCTTGCCTTAAATGTATGTACATTTCCGTCCAtatcagttttcttcttgaaaaccCGTTTGCTCCCTACAGCTTTGATGTCAGGAGGTAAATCAACTACGTCCcgtacttggttgtcatacatggactgCATCTTGTCATTCATGGTTTCATGCCATTTCTTAGATTCAGGATCTAATGTAGCGTCTTTATAGTTAGTGGGCTCACTTTGATCCACTAAGAAAATGTCGTCATATCTTTAAGGACTATTACGaggtctactagatctacgaatgtcttgtgttacTTCAGGTTCCTGAGCAATCAATTGTTCAGGTTCTTCAACAATTTGTTGATAGCTAGCGCCAACCTCAGGTGTGatattttgtgattct
This genomic interval carries:
- the LOC139901007 gene encoding secreted RxLR effector protein 161-like, whose translation is MYAMLCTRPDVSYALSMTSRYQQNPGESHWMAVKNILKYLRRTKDMFLIYGGVEEDLTVKCYTDACFQTDRDDSRSQSGYVFILNGGAITWKSSKQKVVAQFTTEAEYIAASEAAQEAAWMKKFIADLRVMPRIEDPIIMVLLLKQKNLDCITAPNISLGDSTIYDT